Within the Borreliella valaisiana VS116 genome, the region TTTTAGCACTACATTTAAAAACTACTCTTTATAAAGAGTTGACAAACATATATACTTATGAAAAAATTAAGGTATTAGAATAAAAACGCTGCTGTAGCTCAGTTGGTAGAGCATAGGACTGAAAATCCTTGTGTCAGGAGTTCGATTCTCCTCGGCAGCATATTAATTAAATTACAATTGTCGCTGTAGCTCAGTTGGTAGAGCATAGGACTGAAAATCCTTGTGTCAGGAGTTCGATTCTCCTCGGCGACATTTATTTAAAGATTGGAAGGATCTCAAAGTGATACTTAAAGAAATAAAGCAAATAAAAGATCTAAATGAACAAGACGTAATTTTTGCAAGAATAGGAAATTTGTCAAAACTTGGCACAAGAGTAAATGAAAAAATTATTAAAATACTTACTAAAGGCAATACACCGTACATTCCTGTTCTTAAAAAAGAAGAAAATGTGTCATATGAGGACCTAATAAAAAAAATAAATGAAGAAATTTTAAATGATGATCTTAACTATTTAAGAGAAAAGCTAATAGATAATCTAAAAGACGTATATAAACCCTTTAAGGAAGATGATCCAATATTTTCTGCCAAAGGGAAAAAACCACTCATGAAAATAAATACATTAATGGAAGCTGAGCCCAGTCACATTTATTGGAAAGAAATATTGGAAGGAAGCTTTAAAATACTTCCAAGACATAAAATAACATCTTTGCAAAAAATTTTGTTAGAAATATACCATTATTTTGATGTTCAAAAGCTAAGAACAAAAGAAAACCTTAAAGATAAAAAAACTTTAAAAAAATTATATTTATATTCTGCTAGAAGAGATTATGAGTTTTTTAAAGGGAAAGTCAAAACAGAAGGCGATTCAATACTACTACATTCAGTCGACACAACAATTTATTTTCTAATTACAATTGCAAATTTGAACAAAATAAGATCTTTGAAAAATGCACCTCGTTCAACTATCAAATTTTTTCTTGATAAAACTGAATATACCGAATTTACAGAATTTTTTTATGCAGAAGATATGATACTACAAGCCGCACTTGGATCATTGCTACACTCAATAGGATTGATGCATATAACAATATTAGAAAATATAGGAAATAAAATAAGCCTTAAAGATAAAAGTTTCAAAGAACAGCACAAATTAAAAATAGAACACTTGGAAAAAAATATTAACATTGCTAAAAATTTGTTTAGAATAAGAGATGATATTTCAGCTATTACAAAAATGATAATCAATGGACAAAAAGAATACCTTGATGCTAGTGGATATCCACAGTTAAAAATCAATAAATTTATTCATGAACTTGTTAGAATTTTTTGCATAATAGATACTTACGATGAATTGGTAAATCCAATAATAATAAAAGAAAGCGCTAACCCTTTAGAAGCTATTAAATTTCTAATAGAAAATAGTGAGAAATACTATTGGAGCAGAAAAGATCCAAAAGAACAAACAAAAAACAAAAAATTTGACATTAAAATGCTAGAAAATTTTTTAACAATACTTGCACCTTTTGATTATGGGCAAATAGTAAATGTAAACAAAAAAAATAATAATGAAAATCTTTTTCAAGCTGCTGTTATTGAATACAAAACGAACATTATTCCAAATTTATCTATAATAAACAAAAAAAACCAGATTTACAAAATAGAAGAAATAATAATGGATCTTGAAAACAAGGAAATTTTAATAAAAGATGCAAATGGAAATTACAATAAAAATCCATTGAAAAATGTGGATGATTTTGTAATAAAAAACAACATTCCAGAATTAAATAAAAATGAAATTCAACTCATTCTTTTTAGCTATGACAAAAATTCAAATCCTACAATATTTTCAAAAAAATAAGTTTTGATCCCCCATACCTTTTCAAATTATAAACTGAAAATTTTGATGTATTTATGTCTAAATCTTCACTAAAAGGACAATGCATAATGATATTAACTTTATCATTTAAAATTTTACCTTTTAAAATAATCTCAAGTAGATTAACTTTATTTTTATAATTAAAAGGGGGATCAAGATAAATAAAATCGTAAAAAAGATCTTTTTTACTCAAAAAATCCTCTGCTCTTTGAAAAAAAAATTTATAAAATTCCTCAACAAAACTAAAATTTTTCATCAGCGTAATTCTAGTTTTCCTATTACATTCAACAAGATGGGCAAGACTAGCTCCTCTGCTAAGAGCTTCAACAGACATTATGCCAGTCCCCGCAAAAACATCCAAAAATTTTGAGTCAACAATATCTTTGAAAATAATAGAAAAAAAGGCTTCTCTGACAAGAGACATCACAGGACGAACAGAACAAGTCTTGGGAAACAAAATTTTTTTACCCTTATATTTACCCGAACTCACATACATAAATAAAGATTTTAAAACAATTTCAAAAAACATTGAATATACAAAATTAAATTTTTGCTATAATCTTATTTCAAGAGAGAAAAGTATGAAAGGCATTATTCTGGCAGCTGGGTATGGAACAAGATTTTTACCAATAACAAAAACAATTCCAAAAGAAATGTTACCAATTTTAAACAAACCAGCCATAGATTATATTATCCAAGAATTTATCGATTCAGGAATAAAAGACATTTTATTAATAAGTTCAAGGCGAAAAAAAGTTCTTGAAGATTATTTCGACAGAGAAATTGAACTTGAAAATATTTTTCTAAAAGAAAATAAAAAAAATGAATTAGAAAAAATTAAAAGCAAAAAAATTAATATAAGCTTTATAAGACAAAAAGAAATGCGGGGTACAGGAAACGCGCTACTTTATGCAAAGCCCTGGATAAACAGAGAACCTGTAATTGTGGCTTATCCTGACGATCTTCACATTGGAAATCCACCATTAAGCTTACAATTAATCGAACTTTATGAAAAAACTGGAAAGAACATAATATCTATCATTGAAAATCCAGAAAATATAAACAGATATGGGGTAATAGATCTCTACAAGGACAAAATCCATGTAAAAAACATTGTTGAAAAACCAAAAATTGGAAGTGAGCCTAGCAATAAAGCGTCTATTGGAAGATTTTTGTACAACTATGAATTTTTCGAACATTTAGAAGAAGGCTTTAAGCTACATAAGAAAGGTGAATACTATCACATTTATGCTTTAAAAAAGCTGATGGATCAAAAAAAAGTATTATATCAAAACATTAAGGGTAAAAGACTTGACATAGGAACTCTTGAAGGTTATTTGGAAGCAATAATAAATTTTGCAAAAAAAGATAAAAATTTAATGGAAATTATAAAAAAAGGAATAAATGAAAACACTTAAAAAGGATCCAGAATTTTATGATTCCCTTGATACATTAAAAAAGTACATAATAAAATATATAGAAGAAAAAGTTTTAAAATACAGTATTTTTTCCCAACTTTACAAATTAGAAAAACCTGAAATAATTGAGCTTATAAAAATTAGCAGTGATTATGAAAAGGAAAAAAATGGATTAAATACTTCACTCGAGGAATACTACTACAAAAAAACTCAAAATGAAATAATTAAAAAATGGATACTAGAAATAGTAAAAAGCAAAAACCTCACTCAAATAAGCAAAGAAGACAACTTCAACACCAAAAAACTAGGAATAACATATAAACTAAAATCTAACAACTTTTTAAAACTAATTGAAATACAAAATAACCCTTATTATTCTCAAGAAAAAAAAGACATTTACAAACAAATTATATTAAATTTTTCTAGCAATATTAACATTGATAACTTAGAACAAACAATAGACATTCTAGTAGCTGTAAGAAACAAAAATAAATTAAAAATATTAAATATTTTAAACAAAAAATTTAAAAACCAATCGGAAAATCAAAAAGTTTTTAAATCAAGCTTAATTAATAAAGAAAGCAGACTAATAAAACTAACAAGAATACTAATACTTACATATTGGCCGGTTGGATGTTTGAGCAAAAACGTTTTTATCAAAATTTTAATAAAACATTATAAATACTTAGAAGAAGAAATTTTAGCACTAAAATATAATGAAATTTTAAACTACTTACGTGCAATAAAAACTTTAAGTCTTAATGAAATTTTTTATAAAGGTTCGAGTAAAAATATTAACTTTAATTATTTTTTTAGTGATTTTACACAATACACTCCAAAGGATTTTCAAGACACATTAAAGTGCTATTTATATGTAGTTGAAAAAACAATAACAAAAAAATATTTAACTTGGTTTTTCAAGGATAAAATATCGAATAATTGGGAATCTTTCATAGATGCACTTGAATACATTGAAAAACACAAATTAATCAACATAAAAGAAAAAATTAAAGAAATTATAAACGCAAAATTTCAAACAGAAGATTTTTTTATATCTTTTGATAAAACAAATTTTAACCCTTACGAAAGCTCAATGATATTCAAAGAAAAATACATTAAAAGTGCATTCTTAGAAAGCATTATAAACCATGTTGAAAAAAATTCTCAAAATATAGAAACTTATGGATGGATTGCATTCTATATTTATGCTGACAATAAGGATAAAAAAAATTTTTGTCAACACATAAAAGAATTTTTCAAAACCAAAACCTTTGAAATACAAAATCAAATATTTGTATATTTTTTATCTTTTTATCCCAATATTGAAAATAACCATTTCAAATTTATATCAGATATATTGCTTTACCTTGACGAAAACAAAATTACAATACCTAAAAAAATAATAAAAATGCAAAAAATAAATCCCAATCAACTAGATTACCAAAGATCATATCTTTTAATAAAATCACTAAAAACAAGATCAAGAATTTTAAAAATTCTTCTCAAGAATATAAGATTTAATTTTATTGAAAAACTGGAAAATGAAAATGAGAAAAAATTATTACCCGCAATATGCTATTTAATATATTGTGAGAATCTGCTAGAATTAAAGAACAATAGAAAAATAAAATCTAATGAAAAAAATAGTTTATTAGAATTTATTTATTTTTTCAAAACAAAATTGAAGCAAAAAATAAATTTTAAAAAAGAGTTTATGAAATCTAAAGGCATTTAATCTAAATTAAGTATAATGGGAAAAAAATGAAGATTTATTTATTATTAAATAAAAATTGTAAAATTTTTATTTTATTTTTACTTTTAATATTTAATTCAAAATTGGCATATTCTCAAAGGCTAATCAGAATTGGCAAAGAAGAAATGAAAAACAAAAATTATATTCAGGCAATCGAAACACTAAGCGATGCTATTAAAAAATATCCAAAAGTACAACTCGGCTATTACTTTTTATCAATAGCATACAGAGAAAATAACCAACTAACAGAAGCAGAAGGAGCCTTGCTTGATGGAATTGCAGTAGGAGGTGAAATCGATTACATACTATATTATGAATTAGGTAACATAATGTTTAACAGAGGAGAAGGCTACTATCCTCTAGCAATAAAATATTATTCTAATTCTATTAAAAGCAAACCCAATTATGACAGCGCTCTGCTAAACAGAGCTAATGCCTATGTTCAACAGGGCAAAATAACATCTAAAGAAAAAGAATATCAAAAGGCTTGGGACTCATATACTATGGCCATCCACGACTATTCACAATTTATTACCCTTAGATCAAAAACAGAAAAAAAAGACAGCATTTTGCTTATAATAAGCTATTTAAGAAACGAAAAAATTAATCTTGAAAAACTTGATAAAAGTTTAAAGGGACGAGCCGATCATATTGTATACGCAAAAGAAGATAAAAATCAAATACTTAAAGATAGTTTTAAAGACACCCTGGAAACAAATTCTTTAATTGAACTAGAAAAACTTAATTGGCAAGAGGAGTTATACATAGATGAATAAAAAACATACAAATTTTTCGGTATTATTGCTTTTAATTTTCTTACTTATTTTATCATTCGGCGGCTTTGGTTACTATATATATCAAAGCAAATTAAATGATAAAAATCGAGAAATAATGCTAAACGAAGTTAAAAATAGTGTAATAGATCGAAACTATAAAAAAGCATATTCTGTTGCAAAACTTCTGCAAGACAAATACCCGCAAAATGAGGACATTGAAATGCTTACAAATACACTAGCAGAAATTGCAAACAGTAGTCCTTTTGAATCAAACGATTTACAAAAAGATTCTGCAAATCAAATACTAGATAAGATTAAAGGTCAAGACAATGCAAAAACAAATGTAAACGAAAATTTTGATATAGCATTTAATAATAGATACATTAAAGACAGTACAATAACAGAAAACTACTCTGACAGAAACGATGATTTTGGCATTGAAGATGAAGACATATCTGAATTTAAAAAAAGCAAAATCCCAGAAAAAATAAACTCAAATACAAAGCCAAAAGAAGAAGATCAAACAATACAATCCCCAAATCCCAAATTAAACGCTAATGATCAAAAAAATTTTTTTAATTTGGAAAAACTAAAAAAAAATTTAAGTGAAAAATTAAATAACGAAAATATTTTAAACAATTCTCAAAAAATAGAAAATAATAAACAAAACACAAATTCTTCCAAAGAAGAAAATTTAGAGCGTATTTTCAAAACCCCAGACAACAGGAAATATTTAAACAACGATAATGCTACATCTTTAAAAAAAATTTCTTCAAATTCTAAAAAAGAAAGTAATATTCCTCTATCCAGTAAAACAATAATAGAGAAAATTCACAGACCATATAGTTACTTAATAAAAAAAGAGCTCTATGAAATATTAGACGATATTAATACTGGTAGAGTCACACTTGGAAAAAACAGATTAAAAGAATTAATTAAAAAAGGTTTAAGTGACAAATTTCAAAAAGTAAATGAGTTGATTGAAAGTCTAAAACATAAAGAAGCCTCTAATTTACTATTAACCTTGATAAAAAAAGATATTGAACCAAATTTAATTAATATACCAAAAGATCCTTACAAAAAAAACATTTTTCAATTAAACAAAGAAGACAAGAAAATACAACACCTAGAAGACCTTAAATCTAAGGTTTATTCTATAAAACCTATTGATCTTGAAAATCCAAAAACCCGTCAGCAAGTCATTAAAGATCTAAATGAATTCTTGACAATCAGTCCCAATGACACACATGCCTCTAAAACTTTAGCTCAAGCTAATAAAATACAATACTTAGAAGACCTTAAATCTAAGGTTTATTCAATAAAACCTTTTGATCTTGAAAATCCAAAAACCCGTCAGCAAGTCATTAAAGATCTAAATGAATTCTTGACAATCAGTCCCAATGACACACATGCCTCTAAAACTTTAGCTCAAGCTAATAAAATACAATACTTAGAAGACCTTAAATCTAAGGTTTATTCAATAAAACCTTTTGATCTTGAAAATCCAAAAACCCGTCAGCAAGTCATTAAAGATCTAAATGAATTCTTGACAATCAGTCCCAATGACATCCATGCCTCTAAAACTTTAGCTCAAGCTAATAAAATACAGAACTTAGAAGACCTTAAATCTAAGGTTTATTCAATAAAACCTTTTGATCTTGAAAATCCAAAAACCCGTCAGCAAGTCATTAAAGATCTAAATGAATTCTTGACAATCAATCCCAATGACGCACATGCCTCTAAAACTTTAGCTCAAGCTAATAAAATACAGCACTTAGAAGACCTTAAATCTAAAGTTTATTCAATAAAACCTATTGATCTTGAAAATCCAAAAACCCGTCAGCAAGCCATTAAAGATCTAAATGAATTCTTGACAATCAATCCCAATGACGCACATGCCTCTAAAACTTTAGCTCAAGCCTATGAAAATAATGGAGATTTACTAAAAGCAGAAAATGTATATGAAAAAATTACTAAACTCGCAAATACCAAAGAAGATTACTATAAACTTGGAATCATTAGATTCAAGCTTAAAAAGTTTGAACACTCAATAGAATCATTTGATCAAACAATAAGACTCGACCCAAAACATAAAAAAGCACATAATAACAAAGGAATAGCTTTAATGATGCTAAATCAAAACAAAAAAGCAATAGAATCTTTTGAAAAAGCAATACAAATTGATAAAAATTATGACACTGCCTACTACCAAAAAGGAATAGCAGAAGAAAAAAATGGGGATATGCAACAAGCATTTGAAAGCTTCAAAAATGCCTACAATCTCAACAAAAAACTCAATTACGCACTAAAAGCTGGAATAGTATCAAACAATTTAGGCAATTTCAAAAACAGTGAAGAGTATTTGGGTTTTTTTAACGACAATACAAAAAATCCTAACGAAATTGCTATTTATAACCTATCAATAGCAAAATTTGAGAACAATAAATTTGAAGAATCTCTTGAAACAATAAATAAGGCTATCAATTTAAATCCAGAAAAAATTGAATATTTATATTTAAAAGCATCTATAAATCTTAAAAACAAAAATTACCAAAATGCTATATCACTTTACAACTTAGTAATTGCAAAAAACCCTGAAAATACTTCAGCCTATATAAACCTAGCAAAAGCATACGAAAAATTAGGAAATAAGACTCAAGCAATTTCAACTCTTGAAAAGATAATAAACAAAAACAATAAATTAGCCTTAAACAATCTTGGAATACTTTACAAAAAAGAAAAAAAATATCAAAAAGCAATTGAAATTTTTGAAAAAGCAATAATCAATTCAGATATTGAAGCAAAATATAATCTTGCAACAACTCTAATTGAAATTAATGATAACGCAAGAGCTAAAGACCTTCTAAAGGAATATACAAAATTAAAACCAAACAATCCAGAAGCCCTACATGCGCTCGGAATAATAGAATATAATGAGAATAATAATGATCAAACATTAAGAGAGCTTGTTAAAAAATTTCCAAATTACAAAAAAAATGAAAATATTAAAAAAATCATAGGAATATAAATTTCAATGAACAAAATAAGATTCTTAGATAAATACTTAGTTCAAAAAATAGCAGCCGGAGAATCAATAGACAGGCCATGTTCAATATTAAGAGAATTGCTAGACAATTCAATAGATTCTGGAGCTACTAAAATTGAGGTCTTTCTTGAAGAAGGGGGAATTCACAAAATTTTAATAATAGATAATGGAAGCGGAATAAGTCAAGAAGATCTAAAAATCTGCTATCTACCACACACTACTTCAAAAATATCCTCAGAAGAAGATTTAAGAAAAATAGAAACTCTAGGATTTAGAGGAGAAGCTCTATCTAGTATTGCAATTTGCTCCAATATTTCAATAACAAGCTCAACAACTGGCAATGAAAGCTATCAAATAGAGGTAGAAAATGGAATTGAAAAATGCTTTAAAAAACAACCGGCCATAAACGGAACAATAGTAGATGTTACAAAAATATTCCACAACTTTCCAGCAAGAAAAAGATTTCTAAAACAAGAACCCATTGAAACAAAAATGTGTTTAAAAGTTTTAGAAGAAAAAATAATAACCCATCCCGAAATCAATTTTGAAATTAATTTAAATCAAAAATTAAGAAAAATTTACTTTAAAGAATCATTAATTGATAGAGTACAAAATGTATATGGAAATGTAATAGACAATAACAAATTTAGGATCTTAAAAAAAGAACATGAAAATATAAAATTAGAAATATTTTTAGCACCAGCTAATTTTTCTAAAAAAAGCAAAAGACATATTAAAACATTTGTCAACAGAAGACCTATTGATCAAAAAGATCTCTTAGAAGCAATACTTAATGGACACAGTAGAATACTTTCCCCAGGTAACTTCCCAATATGTTATTTATTTTTAGAAATAAACCCTGAATATATTGACTTTAATGTCCATCCTCAAAAAAAAGAAGTAAGATTTTTCAATCTTCCTTTTT harbors:
- a CDS encoding HD domain-containing phosphohydrolase codes for the protein MILKEIKQIKDLNEQDVIFARIGNLSKLGTRVNEKIIKILTKGNTPYIPVLKKEENVSYEDLIKKINEEILNDDLNYLREKLIDNLKDVYKPFKEDDPIFSAKGKKPLMKINTLMEAEPSHIYWKEILEGSFKILPRHKITSLQKILLEIYHYFDVQKLRTKENLKDKKTLKKLYLYSARRDYEFFKGKVKTEGDSILLHSVDTTIYFLITIANLNKIRSLKNAPRSTIKFFLDKTEYTEFTEFFYAEDMILQAALGSLLHSIGLMHITILENIGNKISLKDKSFKEQHKLKIEHLEKNINIAKNLFRIRDDISAITKMIINGQKEYLDASGYPQLKINKFIHELVRIFCIIDTYDELVNPIIIKESANPLEAIKFLIENSEKYYWSRKDPKEQTKNKKFDIKMLENFLTILAPFDYGQIVNVNKKNNNENLFQAAVIEYKTNIIPNLSIINKKNQIYKIEEIIMDLENKEILIKDANGNYNKNPLKNVDDFVIKNNIPELNKNEIQLILFSYDKNSNPTIFSKK
- the rsmD gene encoding 16S rRNA (guanine(966)-N(2))-methyltransferase RsmD, which encodes MFFEIVLKSLFMYVSSGKYKGKKILFPKTCSVRPVMSLVREAFFSIIFKDIVDSKFLDVFAGTGIMSVEALSRGASLAHLVECNRKTRITLMKNFSFVEEFYKFFFQRAEDFLSKKDLFYDFIYLDPPFNYKNKVNLLEIILKGKILNDKVNIIMHCPFSEDLDINTSKFSVYNLKRYGGSKLIFLKIL
- a CDS encoding UTP--glucose-1-phosphate uridylyltransferase, encoding MKGIILAAGYGTRFLPITKTIPKEMLPILNKPAIDYIIQEFIDSGIKDILLISSRRKKVLEDYFDREIELENIFLKENKKNELEKIKSKKINISFIRQKEMRGTGNALLYAKPWINREPVIVAYPDDLHIGNPPLSLQLIELYEKTGKNIISIIENPENINRYGVIDLYKDKIHVKNIVEKPKIGSEPSNKASIGRFLYNYEFFEHLEEGFKLHKKGEYYHIYALKKLMDQKKVLYQNIKGKRLDIGTLEGYLEAIINFAKKDKNLMEIIKKGINENT
- a CDS encoding BB_0208 family protein, whose amino-acid sequence is MKTLKKDPEFYDSLDTLKKYIIKYIEEKVLKYSIFSQLYKLEKPEIIELIKISSDYEKEKNGLNTSLEEYYYKKTQNEIIKKWILEIVKSKNLTQISKEDNFNTKKLGITYKLKSNNFLKLIEIQNNPYYSQEKKDIYKQIILNFSSNINIDNLEQTIDILVAVRNKNKLKILNILNKKFKNQSENQKVFKSSLINKESRLIKLTRILILTYWPVGCLSKNVFIKILIKHYKYLEEEILALKYNEILNYLRAIKTLSLNEIFYKGSSKNINFNYFFSDFTQYTPKDFQDTLKCYLYVVEKTITKKYLTWFFKDKISNNWESFIDALEYIEKHKLINIKEKIKEIINAKFQTEDFFISFDKTNFNPYESSMIFKEKYIKSAFLESIINHVEKNSQNIETYGWIAFYIYADNKDKKNFCQHIKEFFKTKTFEIQNQIFVYFLSFYPNIENNHFKFISDILLYLDENKITIPKKIIKMQKINPNQLDYQRSYLLIKSLKTRSRILKILLKNIRFNFIEKLENENEKKLLPAICYLIYCENLLELKNNRKIKSNEKNSLLEFIYFFKTKLKQKINFKKEFMKSKGI
- a CDS encoding tetratricopeptide repeat protein, with protein sequence MKIYLLLNKNCKIFILFLLLIFNSKLAYSQRLIRIGKEEMKNKNYIQAIETLSDAIKKYPKVQLGYYFLSIAYRENNQLTEAEGALLDGIAVGGEIDYILYYELGNIMFNRGEGYYPLAIKYYSNSIKSKPNYDSALLNRANAYVQQGKITSKEKEYQKAWDSYTMAIHDYSQFITLRSKTEKKDSILLIISYLRNEKINLEKLDKSLKGRADHIVYAKEDKNQILKDSFKDTLETNSLIELEKLNWQEELYIDE
- a CDS encoding tetratricopeptide repeat protein — encoded protein: MNKKHTNFSVLLLLIFLLILSFGGFGYYIYQSKLNDKNREIMLNEVKNSVIDRNYKKAYSVAKLLQDKYPQNEDIEMLTNTLAEIANSSPFESNDLQKDSANQILDKIKGQDNAKTNVNENFDIAFNNRYIKDSTITENYSDRNDDFGIEDEDISEFKKSKIPEKINSNTKPKEEDQTIQSPNPKLNANDQKNFFNLEKLKKNLSEKLNNENILNNSQKIENNKQNTNSSKEENLERIFKTPDNRKYLNNDNATSLKKISSNSKKESNIPLSSKTIIEKIHRPYSYLIKKELYEILDDINTGRVTLGKNRLKELIKKGLSDKFQKVNELIESLKHKEASNLLLTLIKKDIEPNLINIPKDPYKKNIFQLNKEDKKIQHLEDLKSKVYSIKPIDLENPKTRQQVIKDLNEFLTISPNDTHASKTLAQANKIQYLEDLKSKVYSIKPFDLENPKTRQQVIKDLNEFLTISPNDTHASKTLAQANKIQYLEDLKSKVYSIKPFDLENPKTRQQVIKDLNEFLTISPNDIHASKTLAQANKIQNLEDLKSKVYSIKPFDLENPKTRQQVIKDLNEFLTINPNDAHASKTLAQANKIQHLEDLKSKVYSIKPIDLENPKTRQQAIKDLNEFLTINPNDAHASKTLAQAYENNGDLLKAENVYEKITKLANTKEDYYKLGIIRFKLKKFEHSIESFDQTIRLDPKHKKAHNNKGIALMMLNQNKKAIESFEKAIQIDKNYDTAYYQKGIAEEKNGDMQQAFESFKNAYNLNKKLNYALKAGIVSNNLGNFKNSEEYLGFFNDNTKNPNEIAIYNLSIAKFENNKFEESLETINKAINLNPEKIEYLYLKASINLKNKNYQNAISLYNLVIAKNPENTSAYINLAKAYEKLGNKTQAISTLEKIINKNNKLALNNLGILYKKEKKYQKAIEIFEKAIINSDIEAKYNLATTLIEINDNARAKDLLKEYTKLKPNNPEALHALGIIEYNENNNDQTLRELVKKFPNYKKNENIKKIIGI
- the mutL gene encoding DNA mismatch repair endonuclease MutL, which encodes MNKIRFLDKYLVQKIAAGESIDRPCSILRELLDNSIDSGATKIEVFLEEGGIHKILIIDNGSGISQEDLKICYLPHTTSKISSEEDLRKIETLGFRGEALSSIAICSNISITSSTTGNESYQIEVENGIEKCFKKQPAINGTIVDVTKIFHNFPARKRFLKQEPIETKMCLKVLEEKIITHPEINFEINLNQKLRKIYFKESLIDRVQNVYGNVIDNNKFRILKKEHENIKLEIFLAPANFSKKSKRHIKTFVNRRPIDQKDLLEAILNGHSRILSPGNFPICYLFLEINPEYIDFNVHPQKKEVRFFNLPFLFKLISDNINNFFNKDINNYNDIIIKRQLTEDHNLIEMMSQPENFNKTDTYDVPQNKNLETEDNINEPNKNIIQNDINLIRYNSIIQNRPSLKENITNIFSDNFLEFEELTNKPEKEEIKFNYIGQVLSEFLIVEKVNEIYFIDQHAVHEKIIYEQLRNSKKTVQKLLIPIEFTIADKNTEEIVDSEIEEYKKMDIIISKIGPRKYQLESIPNICNQYENTLIHFFQSRRSRTINSLESDLYATIACRKAVKTNDILSVEFSKFLINEFFKLEIKHCPHGRKIYYKISKFELEKKVDRA